A segment of the Pedobacter faecalis genome:
GTACAAAAAGCTCAATGTCTTTTAAGTTAATGAAACCCTGGTTCATCAGGTCGAGCAAACGACCCGGAGTAGCCACCAAAATATCTACGCCCCTTTGCAGTGCATCGGTCTGAGACTTTTGCCCCACACCGCCGAAAATAACCAGATGTCTTATTGGAAGGTTCTTCCCATAGGCTTTGAAACTCTCTTCGATCTGAATAGCAAGTTCCCTGGTAGGGGTAAGCACCAGAGCTTTAATGGCCTTATGTACTTTAGTATTCGTATGCGGTTTGTTTAAAAGCTGCAGCATCGGGATCGCAAAAGCGGCTGTTTTACCTGTGCCGGTCTGCGCGCATCCTAGAAGGTCGCGGCCTTGTAATATAGAAGGGATAGATTGGGCTTGTATTGGAGTTGGTTGTGTATAACCTTCTGATTGCAGCGCCTTTAGGATCGGCTCAATCAGATTTAATTCTTGAAATGACAATGTATAATATATTAAGTAATAAGTGAAAGAGTATCACTTTCCTGCAAAGGTAGTTATAAAATGTTATATTTGTGTTATACTCCAAATCATCATGGCTGAACCAAACTACAACGAAGATAGTATACGATCGCTCGACTGGAAGGAACACATCAGACTGCGCCCGGGTATGTATATCGGTAAGCTGGGCGACGGCTCAGCGCAGGACGACGGGATATATGTTTTGCTTAAGGAGATCGTCGACAACTCGATCGATGAGTTTGTGATGGGGTCGGGCAAGACGATCGAGATAACTGTTTCAGAACATAAGGTCAACGTACGGGATTACGGCAGGGGGATTCCTTTAGGGAAAGTGATCGACTGCGTATCTAAGATTAATACCGGCGGCAAGTACGACAGTAAGGCTTTCCAAAAATCGGTCGGTCTTAACGGGGTGGGTACTAAGGCGGTGAACGCACTGTCCAGCACATTTACGGTTCAATCGTATCGCGACGGTAAAACGAAGAAGGTCGAGTTCTCGAAAGGGGAGATCGTTACAGATCATGATATTATAGATACCACCCAGCGCAATGGTACAGCAATTACCTTTTATCCCGACGATACGATATTCCGCAATTATCACTATATAAGCGATTTCGTGGAAAGCATGATCTGGAATTATGTTTTTCTGAACACCGGGCTTACAATCAATTATAACGGACAGAAATATTTCTCTGAGCGCGGACTTTACGATCTGTTGCACAAGGTGGCTGATGTAGAACATATCCGCTACCCGGTGATCCATATGAAGGGCAACGACATTGAGATTGCTATGACGCATGGGCAGCAGTACGGAGAGGACTATCATTCTTTCGTTAACGGCCAGCATACCACCCAGGGTGGTACTCACCAGGCCGCTTTCCGAGAAGCGGTAGTAAAGACTATACGTGAGTTCTATAAGAAAGAATTCGATGCCTCAGATATCAGGGCCTCAATCATTGCGGCCATATCCGTCCGCGTACAGGAACCGGTGTTCGAATCACAGACAAAAACAAAGCTTGGTTCGCAGAACATTGGTCCGGATGGTCCCACCGTAAGAACCTTTGTAAATGACTTTGTAAAAAAGGAACTTGACGATTATTTGCACAAACACCAGGATGTTGCAGACGCGCTTCTGAAACGCATCATGCAGTCGGAAAGGGAGCGTAAGGATATCGCAGGTATTAAGAAACTGGCCAACGACCGTGCTAAAAAAGCTTCCCTGCACAATAAGAAACTCAGGGATTGCAAGGTTCATTTCAACAGCAATCACGACAGACGGTATGAGACAACGCTTTTCATTACCGAGGGTGATTCCGCTTCGGGCTCTATTACCAAATCCAGGGACGTAGAGTGCCAGGCAGTATTCAGTCTTAAGGGCAAACCTTTAAACTGTTATGAACTCACCAAAAAAGTAGTGTATGAGAATGAGGAATTTAACCTCCTTCAGCATGCGCTGAACATTGAGGACGGTCTGGAAGGTTTACATTACAATAACATCGTAATTGCCACGGATGCTGACGTAGACGGTATGCACATCCGTTTGTTAATGATGACTTTCTTTCTGCAGTTTTTCCCCGATTTGGTCCGTGCGGGCCATGTCTACATTTTGCAAACCCCGCTTTTCAGGGTTCGCAATAAAAAGGAAACAATATATTGTTATAGCGATGATGAGCGAAAAAAGGCGATTGAGAAGCTAGGGAACAGACCAGAGATCACGCGGTTTAAAGGGCTAGGTGAAATATCGCCCGACGAGTTCGGTCTTTTTATAGGAAAAGATATACGGCTCGATCCGGTGATCCTAAAAGATCAGACCATAAAGGGCCTTCTTGAATATTATATGGGCAAGAACACTCCGGACCGTCAGCAGCACATTATCCGTAACCTTCGGGTGGAAAAAGACACCGTAGAGGAATTGGTTTCAGCGGTGGAGGATGCAGCAACAACAGCTGTTGTACACGATGTGGTAGAAGACGACTTCGCGGAGTCTGCCTGAGCAGCTCCTGCTAATCTTCTTTAGCAGGGTCGATTTTAGTGTCCTCAGGATGCTGTGGCGGAAGCACGTCCACTTTCTTTTCTACCACGATGACTTTAGTATGAACGGCATACTTAGTCGGGCTTATCCCATGATCATACCTTTCCGCATAGGCTTGTGTAAACTCTGCCCCAAAGTATAATATAACAGCTGTATAATAAATCCACACCAAAATAACGATCACAGAGCTGGCCGCGCCAAACGCTGAGCCAGGATCACCTTTCTCTATATAGATACCAATGGCATATTTGCCAATACTGAACAATATAGCGGTAAAAAGAGCGCCTACCAGGGCAGGCTTCCATTTCAGGTCCACATCTGGCAATACCTTGAAGATAACAGCAAAAACACAGGTCACCACAGCAAGCGTGAGCGCGTTCGTAAGGATAAGCATAAACAGTTCAGAAACCTGCTCTACGCCAATCTTAGTAGCATAAAGCTCAAGCTTACTGCCAATTGCCACAACAACGCTATTAACGACCAGCGATACAAGCAGGAGGAATCCCAGCGAAGCAATCAGTGAAAACGACAGTAAACGGTTAACGATGAGCTTCTTCCAGCCTTTCTTTGGTACGGCTTTCACCTTCCAGATCAGGTTTATACTATCTTGAATTTCAATGAAGATCGCCGTTGCACCAATGATCAGCGTTCCTATACCAATGATTAAGCCGAGCGTGCTTTTACCGGAATAGTTGGCGTTATTTACAAAACTCCTGAGTTGATTAGCAGCATCGGGACCAACAAGTTCGCTGATTTCACCAAAAAGCTTAGTGTTAGGATCCATATTATCGCCCAGAAACAATGATGCTGCGGAGATAATGATAATGATCAGGGGAGTTAGCGCAAATATGGTATAATATGCCAATGCCGCGCTTAATTTCATCACCCGGTCTTCCGAGAAGCCTTTACCGGCGGCAACAAATAAATGGTATACCGCTATAAAGAAGTGTTTCACTTTTCTTAGAACTGCCATGCTCAATTGCGATTAGAATGGATATCCGATTCCTATGTTATAGATCAGATTTTCCCTGCGCCAGTCCTTACTGCCAAAATCAATCTGATCAATTACCCAGCGATCACCCGGCGGCAGGTATGGTTTTCTGATCGGAAAGGCTACATCCAGACGAATTACAAATATGGTTGCATCAACCCTTAAACCAGCCCCTGTTCCTACAGCCATTTCACTCAAAGCATATCCGGGCCTGAACTTTGAACCAGGACGTTCCGGATCCTCTTTCCGTAGCCACACGTTACCTGCGTCGGCAAATAGTGCACCGTGCAGTACGCTTACCAGCTTAAAGCGGAGCTCAGTATTCAGCATAATTTTTACGTCACCGCCCTGATCAGCAAAGATAGTGTCAGGCAGCTCATACGTGCCCGGTCCCAAACCTCTGGCCCTAAATGCCCTGATGTCATTACTTCCACCGGCAAAAAATTGTCTTACATAGGGTAACGCCCTGCTGTTGCCGTAAGCGAAGCCATAGCCAACATTGAAGCGGTTGGCCCAGGTGATGCCCTTGGTTAGTTTAAAATAGTCTCTTACATCAGCCTCCAGCCTTACAAATTGCGTTAGCGGGGTTTTCAGGAAAGTTTTCTGACCCTCGTCGTTTTCCGGAACAAACAAACCCCATACGTTGCCGGCAGTCTCTATATCACCACTAAAATAAAGGTTGTTTCGTCTTTCGTCCTCCATTTGATTGGTATAGGTGAAGTTGTAGTTGCTCCCAATGATGAACTGTTTTTCCAGAACCCCTCTCAAGCCGATCCGGTACAGGCTGTCCAGCTTTTTCTCATTTTCATTCGAAGGCTGAACATAATTGATCGAGATAGGGTTAAAGGTATGTTCCTTGTATTTACTCTCCTTGAAATTGTAGCCGAACTCACCCCTGATGGAGTTAAGATTATATAGGGAACCTCTGCTCAGCAGTTGATACGACGCCGTTACGATCGTCTTTGGTACAAAGGCATTTGTGCTACTAAACTTAAAGAAGGGTATGATCAGGCGCGGGAAGGTCAATTTTCCTTCAGTGGTAAAAGAATAAGAGTTCAAACCTCTGGCCTGGCCGCTCACCTGGGTTTCGAATCCGCCGCTTACACTTACATCAAGCTGTTCAGCTGCCCTGAACAGGTTCCGTGTTGTCTGCGTGAGCCTCACTTCCGATCCCACAAAATTGTTCGACTTGCTGGTTCCCAGAACAGAGAAGGTAAGCGAGTTCTTTTTCAGAGGAGTAAGGTATAGATTTAGATCAAGCTGATTATTCTTAAAACTATCTATCGGCACAAAATCGGCCCTCACACCCTGAAAAGTGCCGATGTTCACGAGTCTGTTCAGCGACTGGCTATGATCTCTCCGGTTGTAGCGTTCACCTTTTTCGAAAAATACCAGGCGGTTAAACACCCATGGTTTAAACGTGTTCCGGTTATCGTAAATATTGAAGTTCCCGAACTCCAGTGGCTTAAGGCGTTTCAGAACACTGTCGCGGCGTACGTTATAATTTGGGAAGATATTGATGTCTCGAATGGTGTACGGCTTCAGTCCCGCATCCGGAGCGCTGTCCTTAAGCCGTATCCTAACATCCACCATGTTTCGTCCAATTGTGCTGTCTACCTGCATAATCAGGTAATCCGGGCTGAAGTAAAAATAGCCACTCTCTTTCAGGTCGTTGTCAATCCGTATCCGCTCATTTTTATAGGTTTCCAAATCGTAGTAGTCGCCCGCTTTCAATAAGGATTTATCCTTATTTGCATTAATGATATTGGCCAGGTTACCACTGTCTTTCGGAAAGGAAATGCTATTGATCTTATAACGCTGGCCGGTAACAGCCGTATACACAGCCTTGCCTTTTTTCTTCTTCACCACCGTGTCGCCGGTAACCACCGATTGAAGATATCCCTGACTTATCAGGTAGCTCGTTAGCACATCATTGTTATACCGTAGTTTAACCTCACTCAGCAGTACCGGGGGTTCACCAAGTTTAGTCCGCAACCAGTGTTTAAAGCCCTTATTCTTCTTAGGCTCGCCAGCCAGGTTGTAAAAGAACAGTTTATACTTAAATCCGAGGATAGACTTGTTCGGGCGGGGCCTGGTGCGGCTTTCAAGTGCGTCTTTTACCGACTTCTGATCATCTATCCGCCCCGAAGAATCCGGATTTATCTTTACGTCCGCGCCGGTGTACAAAATCTGCCCCGGCTTTAAGCCGCGGGTGCTGCTGCAGCCAGCAAGGATAAATAACGAAAATAATGCTAATAAAATTAAGTGAGATCTGTTCATTTTATCTGGTGGTGTTTGTGCTGTCTGGGCTCATGCCCTCAGCTTTAAGCTGTTGTTCACGTGCTTCACGATTTCTGTTTTCCTGTTCCCTTTGTTTGTTTTTTTCCCGTCTTGCCCTTCGCTCTTCCCTGGTTTCTTTCTTTTGGAAAATCTCCCTGAATTTGTTGTAATCTACTACAAGCGCAAAGCCAAGACCGGTCTCGATGATCTGTCCCTCGATAACACTTTCATTCTGGTTACGGCGATAGGCCCTCAGTCTGTACCTGCCGTCGGCAGAAAGCGCATATTCTACATTCACGTTGCCTGCGATATTGCTAGAGTTTTGGTTTTGCGTTTCCGGCCCTTCAATGCCAAATGAGCTGCCCACTGTTACGGTCAGCCTGTCGTTTAACAACTTCTTGGACAAGCCAACTTCCAGATCTGTCTTCTGCTCGAGTGAACCGGTAGAATAGTCTTCAGAAGAATTCAGGTTGAAATTAAGATCAACCCCCTGGATGAGATCAGACGCCAGGTTGTTGAGCTGCTCGGTCAGAAGTTTACTTACACTAGAACGGGCAAGGGTAGATACGCCACCGCCTCCGCCAGCCAGACTTTGAAACGGATTATCTGCAATGAAGCGGTTCAAAGCAAGCAGCGCAAATACCTGTTTGTTCAGTTCATTAACATCCTGGTTTACCTGAAGAAGTTTGGCATATACTTGTCCCCCGAGCGCACCGCGCTCATTTTCTGGTAGATCCAGCCTGAATGAGATGGTAGGCTTCATCAGTTCATCCTCCATCATCAGGTAAACCTGGAATGGCAGTTTCGTTTTTGCCTGAATGTTGTTCTCTTCGTTCAATAGATCAATAGGTGCAGCGTTCACCTCATACAAGGCGGTAAGGTCAACGTTGGCCGACATCGGATCGCCGGTCCAGACAATGGAACTACCCTTAACCAGGCTGAAAGACTTTTTACCCAGCGGTCCTACCGACAAGTTATAGGAGCCGTCATTAATCTCATAACGGCCTGTCAGACTAGTCTTGCCGCTGGCATCCATCGTAGCAATCAGGTTAGCCTCTCCGCGTACCTTTAGAGCATCGCCATTGGCGGGGTCTACCACCACATTTAATTCCGCTTCAGGGTCGAGGTTCAGAGTCGCGTTAAGCGTCATGCCTTTAATCGGCGCTTTGTTCATGCTATCCGTTTTTAGCGCCATTTGTCCGTTAAAGGGAGGAGCATCAGCATCGATAAACTGCACAATGCCTTCCTGATCGATCACCGAAGGATCGCTCGTTGGCACTGCGAAAAAGAATTTTGTGCCCTTTTCAACGGTCACTGTCATATCAACATTCGGTTGGTTCATGTCGCCACGAACCTTAATGTTACTCGTCAGGTACACGGTGCCATAGATCATTTCATTGTCTTCAGAAGTCGAATTCAACGCCCGGAAATTATCTGTGGTGATGTCCATATTGAAAGCAAAGTCCTGATAATTTGTCGTGCGTATCCCTCCATTGATCACGGCCTGTTTGCCTAGCGAATCAAGGATCGTGAAACTGTCGAAATTTACACCGGTATCTGTAAAGCGTATCGATTCGTTAGGAATTCGCAGATACGAGTTTACGTACCCCGCAGTAAAAGCAACCTGGTTAAAGTCTATATTACCACGCACCTGCGGGGAAGATGTGGATCCTTTCATCGTCATCTGTCCGGTGATGGTTCCCGACCCATTCTTGATCTGGCCCATCGACACACTTTCCAGTGATTTTAAGTCTACCTTATCAAGGTTTAGTGTCAGATCAAGCGCGTTTTCCGTATTGGTATAATAAAAGCCGTTCACGCGCAATTCATGGACGCCGGTTAGCGCCACATTCACCTCGTATGCATTTGCTGTATTGTTATTTATCGCTATACGCAACGTACCAAGCTGGTCTTTCTGGTAACGCAACTCGTCTACCGTGAGGTTAGCCACAAACTTAGGACTTCCGGTCAGTTCGCTTATATTAGCTGTTCCATTAATCACACCGCCGACAAGCGCGCTGTCCTGCTGTGCAAACTTAGTCAGTGTCTCAATTCTGAAGTCCTTAAACTGAACCTCCACCGGCGAGTTAGGCGTCTCGTCCGAACTGTTAATGCTTAATAGCTGGTTGCCCTTACTTAGATTAAACCGGTGCGCCAGGATGCCCGATTGTCCGAACTGCAAATAATTGTCAGGCGCAATAGCCCAGCGCTCATAATCGAGCAAAAGTTTCTGCGGATCAAGCGAAAACTGGTAATCCTTATTAACCGATTTAAATGTACCACCAAGTACATACTTATCCTTACGCTCGCTGTCACGCAAATAAACATTAAGTCCCAGTTGATTATTTGCAGCCTGCCCACCTATCTCGGAGTTATACAGCGCAATTGAAGGGCTCTGCAGGCTTCCCACCGTGAGTTTATACGATAGCCGTTCGGCAGTATTGCCAATGTCCAGTCTGGTACTGTCAACCTTAAAATCGCCATATACGACCTGCGGAAACCAGGCTTTCATTTTCAGGCTGTCCTGCTGCGTATCAATCACCCCGCTAATGCTGGAAGGAGAGAAGCTGGTCAGATCAGGAACAAAGTTTTTCAGGACTTTAGCATTGTAAATGTCTAATTTAAACCGCATGCGCTGATCCGGAACTTCCTTCACTTCGCTAAATGCGTAATATTTATTGATCTCATTGATCACAGCCGCCCCCATATTGGTCAGCTGGTATTTACCATCAACGCGGGCACTCAGAATTTCCGATTTCAGCGTCAGCAGATTGTGGTCGGCCGTTGCTTCCGAGTGAATATCAATCGTATCCATGTTAAACCGCTGACCATCTTTCGCAAACTGCAAACCCCTCAGGCTGATGTCGCCATTCAGATAGTCAGGATCAGCTGTTTCGATATCAGCATCGAGCAGCCCCGCTACACGGAATTCTGAGGTGCTGAAGTTTAGCTTTTGAAGGTCGACCTGAACCAGGTCCAGATCAGCCTTTACAGCAGGATATTTACCAGCCATGTTTACCGCTGCGGTCAACTTAAAGTTGGCGTTACTATCGGCCATACTGCTCCGCAAATTCACCTTCTGGCGGTTATAATCGCCGGTCAGATATAAATTGCGATAGGTGTATTTGTTATAGAAAGCACTAACAAGATGGGCATCTAGCTTTGCTGAGGCGGTTTTCATATCCAGACCCGCACCGCTTGCAGTTGCTTTTACCGTAATCCGGCCAAGCGTTGGTTCCTGCTTCAGCAGCCGGCCTAAGTTGAAATTATTCAGACTTACGTTCGCCGCGTATCTTTCGCGACCCTTCGCACCGCGCATTTTTGCAGCCAGTTTAGCAGATCCCATATCGGTGGCGATATTAAAGCCGGTCGTAAAATTCGTCATGGAACCTTTAAACAATCCGTTAGCCAGGATTGCATTCGGTAGTTGTATACTGGCTGGCAGCGAGTTCCTCGGAATAATGACCAGGAGGTCCTGCTTCGTAAGCGAGAACCTTTTAATTTTCAGATCAAGTACCGTTTTTTCCATATCAGGCAAACCTTTCGCCGTGCCGCTGATGTCAATCTGTGTATTTTTCAGCCCTCGCACCTGCAATTTAGGAACCGCCAGGTTGTTCATGTAGCCGTTTGCGCTCGCTTCCAGCCTTATTTTCTCATTCCGGTAATTGGCCGGGATAGCATCGCTAAAGTAAGCAGCATCGCGCAGCCCAATCGTTGTGTTATTCACTGTCATCGCCAGCTTTACGCGCTCGGGATGCTTGGTGAGGTCATCCATGCTGGTATAGTTCAACTGGGTATTATTTTCAATACTGGTATTGGGAGTTTTAAGCTTGAAGTTGTCAATACGGATTTGCTTTTGATTATACACCACATCGCCTTGCAAAGTGTTCAGTTGAAAGCCACTTTTTTCCCGGAAGCTTCCTTCACGAAGGTTTGCGGTTATGGCAGTGTCGCTGTAGGCAATTTGCTCCGCCATCAAGGTCAGATCGCTGAACTTCAAATGATTAAAATCCATAACATTCCTCACTGGCCGGGCTGCTATATTATCGAACTGTACGTTGTTGTTCGCGAGTCTGATTTTGCCTAGCTGTAAACTTAAAGGGGCAGAGGCTGCCGTAGAATCGGCCGGGACAGAAGCAACAGTCGCGGTTTTAGGTGCTGGCTTGAGCGCAAACAGCACGTTTGAATTGTTCAGCGCCGCGTCATCAATTTTATATTGTCCGCTCTTAACGTCTGCCAGTAATTTGCTTAAAGAAAGTTCGCCCAAAGCTACGTTCGCCTTACTTCCCGCATTTGAAAATCCGATTTTAGTGTCGTTTATCTTGCCTTCCCCGAGCGTATACTTACTGTTGGTCAGGTCAACCAGCAAATCAGTCAATTCAAGTTTTTGCAGATCAAGGTCTGCATCCATGCCCGACAAACGATCAGCAAAGCCTACACGCACGTTATTAAATGCAAAATCCTCAATTTCAACCGTCGGCAGCTTGCCCGATTCCGTCTGAGCGGTATCCACGCTTTTCTCCAGCTGTGCCGCCAGCACCGTCAGCGGCTTTTGCTGAAGGTAATCGACACTCGTATTGTTAAGCTCCAGTTCCCTGATCACATAGCGCTGATTGGCAAGGTCAAAGTCCTTCACCTTCGCTGTAAATTCCCCAAGGTTCAGCTTCAGGTCGTTCCCCGCCACATCATCATGGTAAACAATCCCGATATCTTCAAAACGCACCTTGTCGATAGCGAACTTCATGGTTGAAGTCGTATCCTTCTCAACCTCTTCTTCCGGCTTTGTTTGTTCCGACATAAAGGCGTCGACCAGGAAAGAGAAGTTAAACGTGGTGTCCGGATCAATCCTGGTAACGTTAGCCCTGATCTTCTCCAGAGAAATATTGTTAATCTCCACCTTGTTGCTGATCAGCTTAAACAGGCTGATGTCTACCGACAGTTTCTGTGCATAAAGGAGTGTATCGCCTTTCAGATCCTCGATATAAAACTTGTTAAGCACAACATCTTTCGGAAGTGCAATTTTAATGCTCTCCAGACTTACCTCTGTTTTTGTTTTTTTCTTCAGATAGCCTATAGCTTTGTCCTTAACAAAGTTCTGTACGGCAGGAATGTTTAAAGAAGCGGCAATCAGCACAAACAGCAGAATCATGCAGCCAATTACCCAAAGAAGTACCTTAAGACTTTTTCGTATATATTTGTTCAATGGTATGTGTTTGAGAGTTTGTAAACGTGTTTATCTCCACTATATCTACAATCATGCCAGTTAAATTGTTTAGGGCTTACATATAAAATACGGCCCTTTATTCATAAATTTCTTCGCATCGCTTATATTTACACATCCAATCCTTTTTTGATGACAGAAGAACCAGAAAACCACATAAACGAAGAAAACGCACATAATGTAACCCCCATCAACGGGCTTTATGAAAACTGGTTTCTCGATTATGCGTCGTATGTAATTCTAGACCGGGCAGTGCCCCACATCAACGATGGCTTAAAGCCCGTTCAGCGCCGCATTATGCACTCGCTGAAAGAAATGGACGACGGCCGTTTCAATAAGGCGGCAAATGTCATCGGGAATACGATGAAATACCACCCGCATGGCGATGCATCCATAGGCGATGCTATGGTGCAAATAGGCCAAAAGGAACTGCTTATCGACTGTCAGGGCAACTGGGGTGATCCTATCACCGGCGATAGTGCAGCAGCGCCTCGCTACATTGAGGCAAGGCTTTCCAAATTTGCAAATGATGTGGTGTTTAATCCGGATACGACCGAGTGGCAGCTCAGCTACGACGGCCGAAACAACGAACCGGTAACGCTCCCTGTAAAGTTCCCGTTGCTGCTTGCACAGGGTGCAGAGGGAATTGCTGTAGGCTTGGCTACTAAAGTAATGCCCCATAATTTCGTGGAGTTGCTGGATGCCTCCATGGAAATACTTCGGGGCAACAGGTCTAATATACTGCCCGACTTCTTCACCGGTGGGATGGCCGATTTCTCGGCCTACAATGAAGGGATGCGGGGCGGGAGGATTCGTGTAAGGGCTAAGATCACGGAGAAAGACAAGAAGACACTGGTTATCACGGAAATTCCGTACAGCACAACTACCGGATCAGTTATAGACAGCATACTCTCGGCCAACGACAAGGGCAAGATCAAGATTAAAAAGATCGAAGACAATACCGCCCAACACGTCGAGATTGTGATCCATCTGGCACCGGGGATATCACCCGATGTTACCATCGACGCGCTTTACGCCTTTACATCTTGCGAAGTGTCTATATCGCCGAACACCTGCGTGATCAAAGGCGACAAGCCACACTTCATGAGTGTGAACGATATACTGGCAGAGAACACCGCTCATACCAAAGGGCTGCTAAAGCGCGAACTGGAGATTAAGCTGCATGAGCTGATGGAGAAAATCTTCTTCAGCTCGCTGCTCAAGATCTTCATCCAGGAGGGAATGTATAAGCATGCCGATTATGAGAATTCGGGCAATTTTGATACGGTAGTAGAGGTGTTACATCGCCTTTTTGAGCCCTTTAAGCCAGATCTGTATCGCGAAATCCAGCCTGAGGACTTCAAAAAGCTGATTGATAAGCCCATGAGCAGTATTACGCGGTTCGACGTTAAAAAGGCGGACGAGCAGATGAAAGCGCTCAATGCGGATATCAAGGAAGTTAAACATCACCTGCGTCACCTTACCGACTATGCCATCGCATGGTTCCAGAAATTGAAAGACAAGTATGGAAAGGGCAGGGAGCGTAAAACGGAAATACGCTTGTTTGACCGCGTAGAGGCAGCCAAGGTAGCCCTCGCCAATGTTAAGCTCTATATGAATCGGGAAGACGGTTTTATTGGTACCGGTTTGCGCAAGGACGAATTCGTAGCCGATTGCTCTGATATTGATGAGATCATTGTCTTCCGCGAGGATGGAAAGTGCATGGTTACCAAGGTGGCCGACAAAACCTTTGTGGGTAAAGGTATCCTTCATGCCCAGGTATTCAAAAAGGGTGATGAACGGACTATTTACAATATGATTTATAAAGATGGCGCCAGTGGCGTTTCTTATATCAAGCGTTTTGCGGTAGTAGGCGTTACGCGCGATAAGGAATAC
Coding sequences within it:
- a CDS encoding DNA topoisomerase IV subunit B; protein product: MAEPNYNEDSIRSLDWKEHIRLRPGMYIGKLGDGSAQDDGIYVLLKEIVDNSIDEFVMGSGKTIEITVSEHKVNVRDYGRGIPLGKVIDCVSKINTGGKYDSKAFQKSVGLNGVGTKAVNALSSTFTVQSYRDGKTKKVEFSKGEIVTDHDIIDTTQRNGTAITFYPDDTIFRNYHYISDFVESMIWNYVFLNTGLTINYNGQKYFSERGLYDLLHKVADVEHIRYPVIHMKGNDIEIAMTHGQQYGEDYHSFVNGQHTTQGGTHQAAFREAVVKTIREFYKKEFDASDIRASIIAAISVRVQEPVFESQTKTKLGSQNIGPDGPTVRTFVNDFVKKELDDYLHKHQDVADALLKRIMQSERERKDIAGIKKLANDRAKKASLHNKKLRDCKVHFNSNHDRRYETTLFITEGDSASGSITKSRDVECQAVFSLKGKPLNCYELTKKVVYENEEFNLLQHALNIEDGLEGLHYNNIVIATDADVDGMHIRLLMMTFFLQFFPDLVRAGHVYILQTPLFRVRNKKETIYCYSDDERKKAIEKLGNRPEITRFKGLGEISPDEFGLFIGKDIRLDPVILKDQTIKGLLEYYMGKNTPDRQQHIIRNLRVEKDTVEELVSAVEDAATTAVVHDVVEDDFAESA
- a CDS encoding YihY/virulence factor BrkB family protein; this translates as MAVLRKVKHFFIAVYHLFVAAGKGFSEDRVMKLSAALAYYTIFALTPLIIIIISAASLFLGDNMDPNTKLFGEISELVGPDAANQLRSFVNNANYSGKSTLGLIIGIGTLIIGATAIFIEIQDSINLIWKVKAVPKKGWKKLIVNRLLSFSLIASLGFLLLVSLVVNSVVVAIGSKLELYATKIGVEQVSELFMLILTNALTLAVVTCVFAVIFKVLPDVDLKWKPALVGALFTAILFSIGKYAIGIYIEKGDPGSAFGAASSVIVILVWIYYTAVILYFGAEFTQAYAERYDHGISPTKYAVHTKVIVVEKKVDVLPPQHPEDTKIDPAKED
- a CDS encoding BamA/TamA family outer membrane protein, with protein sequence MNRSHLILLALFSLFILAGCSSTRGLKPGQILYTGADVKINPDSSGRIDDQKSVKDALESRTRPRPNKSILGFKYKLFFYNLAGEPKKNKGFKHWLRTKLGEPPVLLSEVKLRYNNDVLTSYLISQGYLQSVVTGDTVVKKKKGKAVYTAVTGQRYKINSISFPKDSGNLANIINANKDKSLLKAGDYYDLETYKNERIRIDNDLKESGYFYFSPDYLIMQVDSTIGRNMVDVRIRLKDSAPDAGLKPYTIRDINIFPNYNVRRDSVLKRLKPLEFGNFNIYDNRNTFKPWVFNRLVFFEKGERYNRRDHSQSLNRLVNIGTFQGVRADFVPIDSFKNNQLDLNLYLTPLKKNSLTFSVLGTSKSNNFVGSEVRLTQTTRNLFRAAEQLDVSVSGGFETQVSGQARGLNSYSFTTEGKLTFPRLIIPFFKFSSTNAFVPKTIVTASYQLLSRGSLYNLNSIRGEFGYNFKESKYKEHTFNPISINYVQPSNENEKKLDSLYRIGLRGVLEKQFIIGSNYNFTYTNQMEDERRNNLYFSGDIETAGNVWGLFVPENDEGQKTFLKTPLTQFVRLEADVRDYFKLTKGITWANRFNVGYGFAYGNSRALPYVRQFFAGGSNDIRAFRARGLGPGTYELPDTIFADQGGDVKIMLNTELRFKLVSVLHGALFADAGNVWLRKEDPERPGSKFRPGYALSEMAVGTGAGLRVDATIFVIRLDVAFPIRKPYLPPGDRWVIDQIDFGSKDWRRENLIYNIGIGYPF